A stretch of Flavobacterium sp. N2270 DNA encodes these proteins:
- a CDS encoding carboxypeptidase-like regulatory domain-containing protein, whose amino-acid sequence MRYFIVFLFSIFTISSFSQKDTIVSKLSGSVYNSETRLPMSNVHVINTTKIKGTTTDGNGLFEITAKVNDTLLISYLGFETIKVKVSNDWVKNKSSKIYLTEKAYALEEIVVTQYNLTGYIQVDTELIYVDESNYRYSISGLNEGYEVGDKSPGAVTKVLGAIFNPADFLYSAFGKRPKEMKKLKEMKKDDTVRNLLASKYDRETLAALLEIDKDDIPLILQNCNYSEYFIKTANDLQIMDAINSCYEEYKILNKNK is encoded by the coding sequence ATGAGATATTTTATAGTTTTTTTGTTTTCAATATTTACAATAAGTTCTTTTAGTCAAAAAGACACAATTGTAAGTAAACTTTCAGGTAGCGTTTATAACAGCGAAACGAGACTTCCTATGTCAAACGTGCATGTCATTAATACCACCAAAATTAAAGGAACCACAACAGACGGAAATGGTTTATTTGAAATTACAGCGAAAGTAAATGATACTTTACTAATCTCTTATTTAGGATTTGAGACTATTAAAGTTAAAGTTTCAAATGATTGGGTAAAAAATAAATCTTCTAAAATTTATCTTACCGAAAAAGCATATGCTCTTGAAGAAATAGTAGTAACTCAATACAATTTAACAGGCTATATACAAGTTGATACAGAATTAATATATGTAGATGAAAGCAACTACAGATATAGTATTTCTGGTTTAAATGAAGGCTACGAAGTAGGCGATAAATCTCCTGGGGCTGTTACTAAAGTATTAGGAGCTATTTTTAATCCGGCTGATTTCTTATATAGTGCTTTTGGAAAACGTCCAAAAGAAATGAAGAAACTAAAGGAAATGAAGAAAGATGATACTGTGCGTAATCTTTTAGCTTCAAAATACGATAGAGAAACACTAGCTGCATTACTTGAAATTGACAAAGATGATATTCCTTTAATTCTTCAAAACTGTAATTATTCTGAATATTTTATCAAAACGGCTAATGACCTTCAAATTATGGATGCCATTAATTCATGTTATGAAGAATATAAAATTCTAAATAAGAATAAGTAG
- a CDS encoding DEAD/DEAH box helicase, whose product MNKFEQLGLNESLLLAIKDLGFENPSEVQEKAIPLLLEKDTDIVALAQTGTGKTAAFGFPVIQKIDAENRDTQALILSPTRELCLQITNEIKLYSKYVKGLNTVAVYGGASITEQAKDIRRGAQIIVATPGRMQDMINRGMVNIKNIDYCILDEADEMLNMGFYEDITAILSDTPKEKSTWLFSATMPQEVARIAKEFMNSPQEITVGHKNSGNENVSHEFYLVSARDRYPALKRLADANPDIFSVIFCRTKRDTQAVAEKLIEDGYNAAALHGDLSQAQRDGVMKSFRGRQIQMLVATDVAARGIDVDDITHVINYQLPDEIETYTHRSGRTGRAGKSGTSLVIITKSELRKISQIERIIKMKFEEKPIPSGEEICQIQLFHLANRIKDVEIDHEIDKYLPAIEEVLQDLPKDELIKRMVSVEFNRFIAYYKKSRDISQGTNERREPGVIPSNGAVRFFINIGSRDNFDWMTLKDYLRDTLELGQDDLFKVDVKEGFSFFNTDAEHATKVMETLNAVNIDGRKINVEISNNDGGGNSRRRDHGGRNSGGRSGGRSSGRNSGGFRERNSSPRGERSSNSRSGSDRNFAPRERSSNKDDRGFSSRSERPRRESSSNSERPSRRSSSNDSNGGFFDKAKRSRRD is encoded by the coding sequence ATGAATAAATTTGAACAATTAGGATTAAACGAATCGCTACTGCTGGCGATTAAAGATCTAGGATTTGAAAATCCGTCAGAAGTACAGGAAAAAGCGATTCCCCTATTATTGGAAAAAGACACAGACATTGTAGCGTTAGCGCAGACCGGAACGGGTAAGACTGCAGCGTTTGGTTTTCCAGTTATCCAAAAAATTGATGCAGAAAACAGAGACACTCAAGCATTAATTTTATCGCCTACAAGAGAGTTATGTCTTCAAATTACTAACGAAATTAAGTTATACTCAAAATACGTAAAAGGACTGAACACAGTTGCGGTTTACGGTGGGGCAAGTATAACAGAACAAGCAAAAGACATACGTAGAGGAGCACAAATAATTGTGGCAACTCCTGGTAGAATGCAAGATATGATTAACCGCGGAATGGTTAACATAAAAAACATTGACTATTGTATATTAGATGAAGCGGATGAAATGTTAAACATGGGATTCTATGAAGACATTACAGCTATTTTATCTGATACACCAAAAGAAAAAAGCACTTGGTTATTTTCTGCAACAATGCCGCAAGAGGTAGCAAGAATAGCTAAAGAGTTTATGAACAGTCCGCAAGAAATTACTGTTGGACACAAAAATTCTGGAAATGAAAATGTATCACATGAGTTTTACTTAGTAAGTGCTCGTGATAGATATCCAGCTCTTAAAAGATTAGCAGATGCAAATCCGGATATTTTCTCAGTAATTTTCTGTAGAACAAAACGTGATACTCAAGCTGTTGCTGAAAAATTAATTGAAGATGGATATAATGCTGCTGCATTGCATGGAGATTTATCTCAAGCGCAACGTGACGGAGTTATGAAATCGTTTAGAGGAAGACAAATTCAAATGCTTGTTGCAACTGATGTTGCTGCTCGTGGAATTGATGTTGACGATATTACACACGTAATAAACTACCAATTACCTGATGAAATTGAAACTTATACGCACCGTTCTGGTAGAACTGGTCGTGCGGGTAAATCAGGTACTTCATTAGTAATTATTACAAAAAGTGAATTGCGTAAAATTTCTCAAATTGAGAGAATCATTAAAATGAAATTTGAAGAAAAGCCAATTCCTTCAGGAGAAGAAATTTGTCAAATTCAATTATTTCATTTAGCAAATAGAATCAAAGATGTTGAAATCGATCACGAAATCGACAAATATTTACCTGCTATTGAAGAGGTTTTACAAGATCTTCCAAAAGACGAACTAATTAAGAGAATGGTGTCTGTTGAATTTAATAGATTTATCGCATACTATAAAAAATCTAGAGATATTTCTCAAGGAACCAATGAACGTCGTGAACCTGGAGTTATTCCATCTAACGGTGCGGTTCGTTTCTTTATAAACATTGGATCAAGAGATAATTTTGATTGGATGACTTTAAAAGATTATTTAAGAGATACTCTAGAATTAGGTCAAGACGACTTATTTAAAGTAGATGTTAAAGAAGGATTCTCTTTCTTTAATACTGATGCTGAACATGCAACCAAAGTGATGGAAACATTAAATGCTGTTAACATTGATGGTAGAAAAATTAATGTTGAGATTTCTAATAACGACGGTGGAGGAAATAGCAGAAGAAGAGATCATGGTGGAAGAAATTCTGGTGGAAGAAGCGGAGGAAGAAGCAGCGGAAGAAATTCTGGTGGTTTTAGAGAACGTAATTCTAGTCCTAGAGGAGAAAGAAGTTCAAACTCTAGAAGCGGTAGCGACAGAAATTTTGCTCCAAGAGAAAGAAGTTCAAACAAAGACGATAGAGGTTTTTCATCAAGAAGTGAAAGGCCAAGAAGAGAATCTAGCTCTAATAGCGAAAGACCATCTAGAAGAAGTTCTTCTAATGATTCTAACGGTGGATTCTTTGATAAAGCAAAAAGATCTAGAAGAGATTAA
- a CDS encoding trimeric intracellular cation channel family protein has product MFQFLDIIGTLAFAISGALTGWHKKLDPFGVFIIAFVTALGGGTLRDILIGRTPVGWMLDLTYVYMIILGFIATIILKTRLEKLRISLFLFDTIGLGIFTIIGLEKGIEIGLHPIICIALGTMTASFGGVIRDILCNEIPVIFRKEIYATISISGGVLFFSLNEFQLNKDILYLVTSSFMIVFRLLAVKNKWYLPSPYKE; this is encoded by the coding sequence ATGTTTCAGTTTTTAGACATTATAGGTACATTGGCTTTTGCAATTTCTGGAGCATTAACTGGTTGGCATAAGAAGCTCGATCCTTTTGGTGTTTTTATTATTGCTTTTGTGACTGCTCTTGGCGGAGGAACTTTACGTGATATATTAATTGGACGGACTCCAGTAGGGTGGATGTTGGATTTAACCTATGTTTACATGATAATTTTAGGTTTTATAGCTACAATTATTTTGAAAACTAGATTAGAGAAACTGAGAATTTCCTTGTTTTTATTTGATACAATTGGTTTAGGGATTTTTACTATAATAGGTTTAGAGAAAGGAATTGAGATTGGATTACATCCAATTATTTGTATTGCTTTAGGGACAATGACTGCTAGTTTTGGAGGTGTTATTCGTGATATATTGTGTAATGAAATCCCGGTTATATTTAGAAAAGAAATCTATGCAACTATAAGTATAAGTGGTGGAGTTTTGTTTTTTTCTTTAAATGAATTTCAACTGAATAAAGATATATTGTATCTTGTAACATCGTCATTTATGATTGTTTTTAGATTATTAGCAGTAAAAAACAAATGGTATTTACCTTCACCATATAAAGAATAA
- a CDS encoding non-canonical purine NTP diphosphatase, whose translation MQLVFASNNKNKIQEIQQLLPSSIKILSLEDIGCFEDIPETSTTIEGNAILKANYVTKKFGYNCFADDTGLEVEVLNGEPGVYSARYAGEQKNAEDNMNKLLFELNDKSNRNAHFKTVIALNINGEQHLFEGIAKGTITFEKKGVDGFGYDPIFQPQGHSSTFAQISMIEKAKISHRGIATRSLIDFLSKE comes from the coding sequence ATGCAACTCGTTTTCGCTTCAAACAACAAAAATAAAATTCAAGAAATTCAGCAACTACTTCCAAGCTCAATAAAAATATTAAGCCTTGAAGATATTGGCTGTTTTGAAGATATTCCAGAGACTTCAACTACTATTGAAGGAAATGCAATTTTAAAAGCAAATTATGTAACTAAAAAATTCGGTTATAATTGTTTTGCAGATGATACAGGTTTAGAAGTTGAAGTTTTAAATGGTGAGCCAGGAGTTTATTCAGCACGTTATGCCGGAGAACAAAAAAATGCAGAAGATAACATGAACAAACTTTTGTTTGAGCTTAATGATAAGTCAAACAGAAATGCTCATTTTAAAACTGTAATTGCTTTAAATATAAACGGAGAACAGCACTTATTTGAAGGAATTGCAAAAGGAACAATTACTTTTGAAAAAAAAGGTGTTGATGGTTTTGGTTACGATCCTATATTTCAACCCCAAGGGCATTCTTCTACATTTGCACAAATTTCAATGATTGAAAAAGCAAAAATTAGCCATAGAGGAATTGCTACAAGATCTTTAATAGATTTTTTAAGTAAAGAATAA
- a CDS encoding aminotransferase class I/II-fold pyridoxal phosphate-dependent enzyme, whose amino-acid sequence MVKDLFERIQQNKGPLGKWASQAEGYFVFPKLEGELGPRMKFHGKEVLNWSINDYLGLANHPEVRKVDAEAAAQYGAAYPMGARMMSGHTDIHEQLEKELAAFVQKDAAYLLNFGYQGMVSIIDALVTKNDVIVYDVDGHACIIDGVRLHMGKRFTYKHNDIESMEKNLQRATKLAQETGGGILFITEGVFGMRGQQGKLKEIVEMKKKYNFRLLVDDAHGFGTLGKTGAGAGEEQGCQDGIDVYFSTFAKSMASIGAFVAADKDIIDYLKYNLRSQMFAKSLPMVMTIGALKRLELLRNSSEIKDKLWENVNALQSGLTSRGFNIGDTNTCITPVYLEGSIPEAMIMVNDLRENYGIFLSIVVYPVIPKGIILLRMIPTASHTMKDIEDTLSAFEAIREKLVNGTYKKIAAETTVDVS is encoded by the coding sequence ATGGTAAAAGATTTATTTGAAAGAATTCAACAAAATAAAGGTCCATTAGGTAAATGGGCTTCACAAGCAGAAGGATATTTTGTTTTCCCAAAACTAGAAGGTGAACTTGGTCCTAGAATGAAATTTCATGGAAAAGAAGTTTTAAACTGGAGTATTAATGATTATCTAGGTTTAGCAAATCACCCAGAAGTACGCAAGGTTGATGCTGAGGCTGCTGCGCAATATGGTGCTGCTTATCCTATGGGAGCACGTATGATGAGTGGTCATACAGATATTCACGAACAATTAGAAAAAGAATTAGCGGCTTTTGTACAAAAAGATGCCGCTTATTTATTAAATTTTGGTTATCAAGGAATGGTGTCAATTATTGATGCCTTAGTAACTAAAAATGATGTTATTGTTTATGATGTAGATGGTCATGCTTGTATTATTGATGGAGTTCGTTTGCATATGGGAAAACGCTTTACTTACAAACACAATGATATTGAGAGCATGGAGAAGAATCTTCAACGTGCTACAAAATTAGCTCAAGAAACTGGCGGAGGTATTTTATTTATTACTGAAGGTGTTTTTGGAATGCGAGGTCAACAAGGAAAGTTAAAAGAAATTGTTGAGATGAAGAAAAAATACAATTTCCGTTTGTTAGTTGATGATGCGCATGGTTTTGGAACTCTTGGTAAAACAGGAGCTGGAGCAGGTGAGGAGCAAGGTTGTCAAGATGGTATTGATGTTTACTTTTCAACTTTTGCAAAATCAATGGCAAGTATTGGTGCTTTTGTAGCTGCTGATAAAGACATAATTGATTATTTAAAATATAATTTACGTTCTCAAATGTTTGCTAAATCATTACCTATGGTAATGACAATTGGAGCATTAAAAAGATTAGAATTGTTGCGTAATTCTTCTGAAATTAAGGACAAACTTTGGGAAAATGTAAATGCACTTCAATCAGGGTTAACTTCTAGAGGATTTAATATTGGTGATACAAATACTTGTATTACACCTGTTTATTTAGAAGGTTCAATTCCTGAGGCAATGATTATGGTAAATGATTTAAGAGAAAATTATGGTATTTTCTTGTCAATTGTTGTTTACCCTGTAATTCCAAAAGGAATAATTTTATTAAGAATGATTCCTACTGCATCTCATACTATGAAAGATATTGAAGATACTCTTTCAGCTTTTGAAGCTATTAGAGAAAAATTAGTAAATGGAACTTATAAGAAAATTGCTGCTGAAACTACAGTAGATGTTTCATAA
- a CDS encoding GTP cyclohydrolase — protein sequence MITIKEAKTKKELKEFIMFSFDLYKDNPYWVPPIISDELETFDKNKNPAFKSAEVHFYIAYKQNKIVGKLAAIVNWDEVNILKKNKVRFGWFDVIDDIKVTEALLEKVYELGKKHQLEMVEGPIGFSNLDKVGILTEGFDQMGNMITWYSMPYYIEHFEKLGLTKEKEYIESYFPFSNINPASFEKASGLIKQRYGLKSLSFTKTKDVMPYVDKMFDLFNDTYSVLQSFVPINDIQKEYFKKKYISFINPEYIKFVLDKDNNMVAFAIMMPGYAQALQKAKGKLFPFGFYHLLKARNNSKEVVFYLIGVSPEYQSKGVTALIFEECYITCVAKGIEMCIRTPELDENHAIHNLWKNFNPTINKRRRTYSKKLI from the coding sequence ATGATTACAATAAAAGAAGCTAAAACTAAAAAAGAATTAAAAGAATTCATCATGTTTTCTTTTGATTTATATAAAGACAACCCATATTGGGTTCCGCCCATAATTTCTGATGAACTGGAAACTTTTGATAAAAATAAAAACCCTGCATTTAAAAGCGCAGAAGTACATTTTTATATTGCTTATAAACAAAATAAAATTGTTGGAAAATTAGCTGCAATTGTAAACTGGGATGAAGTAAATATCCTTAAAAAAAACAAAGTCCGTTTTGGCTGGTTTGATGTTATTGATGATATCAAAGTAACTGAAGCTTTATTAGAAAAAGTATACGAGTTAGGTAAAAAACATCAACTAGAAATGGTTGAAGGACCAATAGGGTTTTCAAATTTAGACAAAGTAGGAATACTTACTGAAGGTTTTGATCAAATGGGAAATATGATTACTTGGTACAGTATGCCTTATTATATAGAACATTTTGAAAAATTAGGCCTAACTAAGGAAAAAGAGTATATAGAAAGTTACTTTCCTTTTTCAAATATTAACCCAGCTTCTTTTGAAAAAGCAAGTGGATTAATAAAACAACGTTATGGATTAAAATCTTTAAGTTTTACAAAAACAAAAGATGTTATGCCTTATGTTGACAAAATGTTTGATTTGTTTAATGATACATATTCGGTTCTTCAATCATTTGTTCCTATTAATGATATCCAAAAGGAATATTTTAAAAAGAAATACATAAGTTTTATAAACCCTGAATATATTAAGTTTGTACTTGATAAAGACAATAATATGGTTGCTTTTGCTATCATGATGCCTGGTTATGCTCAAGCACTACAAAAAGCAAAAGGAAAATTATTTCCATTTGGCTTTTATCATTTACTAAAAGCAAGAAATAATTCTAAAGAAGTTGTTTTTTACTTAATTGGAGTTTCCCCAGAATACCAAAGTAAAGGTGTAACTGCACTTATCTTTGAAGAATGCTACATTACTTGTGTTGCAAAAGGAATTGAAATGTGCATTAGAACTCCTGAATTAGATGAAAATCACGCCATCCATAATTTATGGAAAAACTTTAATCCAACAATAAATAAAAGAAGGCGAACTTATAGCAAAAAACTTATTTAA
- a CDS encoding transporter translates to MKYSKLIAFLFLLSYQVQFAQFTDEINSNRPGRSMMAFSVGKKIIQAETGFTYVSENHNNLNYSAKGFIGELGVRYGVWKEELEAILEVQYQNDKFSSSYLNENRSGIKQLTLGAKYLVYDPFKNYEEKPNLYSWKANHSFKWRQLYPAVAVYAGANFSLGKNPFNYAPSNIEEPSFSPKVSVIAQNHFGSRWVLVTNITYDKITSDFKSLNYVLTLTRGFNAEWSGFIENQGYSGDYYSDGIVRAGAAYLIGKDMQVDASLGKNFKGTPEILTVGVGFSWRFSATYEEVKLEKDNGSKMDKKMKKKGEKEAKKRKDAVDLE, encoded by the coding sequence ATGAAATATTCTAAATTAATTGCTTTCTTATTTTTATTAAGTTATCAAGTTCAATTTGCTCAATTTACAGATGAAATTAATTCAAACAGACCAGGTAGATCTATGATGGCTTTTTCTGTAGGTAAAAAAATTATTCAGGCTGAAACTGGATTCACTTATGTTTCTGAAAATCATAATAATTTAAACTATAGCGCAAAAGGTTTTATAGGAGAACTTGGTGTTCGTTATGGTGTTTGGAAAGAAGAGCTTGAAGCAATTTTAGAAGTTCAATATCAAAACGACAAGTTTAGCTCTTCTTATTTAAATGAAAACAGAAGTGGTATTAAACAATTAACCCTTGGTGCAAAATATTTAGTTTACGATCCTTTTAAAAATTATGAAGAAAAACCAAACTTATATAGTTGGAAAGCCAATCATAGTTTTAAATGGAGACAACTATATCCTGCTGTAGCAGTTTATGCAGGTGCAAACTTCAGTTTAGGGAAAAATCCTTTTAATTATGCTCCTTCAAATATTGAAGAACCATCATTTAGCCCTAAAGTTAGTGTTATTGCACAAAATCACTTTGGAAGCAGATGGGTTTTGGTAACTAATATTACTTATGATAAAATTACTTCAGATTTTAAAAGTTTGAATTATGTTTTAACTTTAACTAGAGGATTTAATGCTGAATGGTCTGGTTTTATTGAAAATCAAGGTTATAGTGGAGATTATTATTCAGACGGAATTGTTAGAGCTGGAGCAGCTTATCTAATTGGAAAAGACATGCAAGTTGATGCTTCATTAGGTAAAAACTTCAAAGGTACTCCTGAAATTTTAACTGTTGGAGTTGGTTTTTCTTGGCGATTTTCTGCTACTTATGAAGAGGTGAAGTTAGAAAAGGATAATGGTAGTAAAATGGATAAGAAAATGAAGAAAAAAGGAGAAAAAGAAGCTAAGAAAAGAAAAGACGCAGTAGATTTAGAATAA
- a CDS encoding DUF4834 family protein encodes MEMASFAGFIKTLVYIILFYYLFKFLARIFAPILMQKAMSKVQQKMQEQAQQQQQNYTNQQSQQQTQRAEMPREKKKVGEYVDYEEVE; translated from the coding sequence ATGGAAATGGCATCATTTGCAGGTTTTATTAAAACCTTAGTTTACATAATATTATTCTATTATCTGTTTAAGTTCTTAGCTCGAATTTTTGCACCAATATTAATGCAAAAAGCTATGAGTAAAGTGCAACAGAAAATGCAAGAACAAGCTCAACAGCAGCAACAAAATTATACAAACCAGCAATCTCAACAACAAACTCAAAGAGCAGAAATGCCACGTGAAAAGAAAAAAGTAGGAGAGTATGTGGATTATGAAGAAGTAGAGTAA